The Streptomyces sp. 11x1 genomic sequence CTCGGCCAGTACCTGCTCGGCCGTCGTCCGCACGTCCGTGAGCGGCTCCCGCAGATCGCCGAGTTCGGCGTCCTCCAGCCAGTGGTAGGAGTCCGCGGCCCGGACGCAGGCCGCGACCAGCGCCTCGTACACCTCGCTCGTCGGGGTCGTCCCGGCGACCGCACCGGCGATGGAGAGGCAGTCGGAGATGCCGCGCACGAGGTCGGCGTTGCCGACGCGGGCGAGCGGGCCGTCCCCGAGGGGCCGGGCCGCGGCGTGGGTGTCGGAGACGTAGGGGGACCTCCACAGCTGGACCGGGTGGACGCGCTGCGGCTCCTCGCCCTCGGTGCGCAGCAGGACGAGCGTGCCGTCGTCGAGGAGGGCCCAGCCCCGGCAGGTCAGCGGGGTCGCGGTCTCCTTGCGGATCACGTTGTACGGCAGCAGGAGGCTGCGGCCCGCCACGGGGGCGTGGAACGCGAAGAGGACGTCCTCACCGTTGGGTGAGCGGACCACCCGGTCGAACTCCAGGTCGTCGGCACCGATGCCGTCGAAGGTCTTGTGCGTGCCGTTCGCCAGGCAGTAGCCGCCGGGGAAGACGATGCCCTGGTCCTCCGGGAGGCGGCGGCAGGCCGGGCCGATGCCGTCGAGACGGACGGCGCTCCTGGTGAGCGTGTTGAACACCAGGTACCGGTGGGCGTCCTCCTTGTAGGGCCGGATACGCAGCAGGACCAGGGTGCCCACCCGCGCGTACGCGATGTCGGCGTCGGCGAGTGACTGCAACGGCTCGTCGACGGGCTCGGAGTGGATTCCCTCGCCCGTCTCCGTGTCGTCCTCGACCTTGACGGTGAGGGTGCCTCCGACAGTCGTGACGAAGACCTCTCCCTCGACGGACACGTGCGGGTGGCGGCCGAGGACATGGGACTCGCGGGTCGCCTCGGTCCAGGTGAAGTCGTGGGCGGGCGGCGGCACATGGTCGCGGTCGCCGCGCGCGTCGAGGAAGGACACCTGTCCGTCGTCGGTGAGCGCCCAGCGCAGGACGCGGATGTCGTCGGCCTTCTCGCCGGTACGGAAGACGGCCAGGAGCCTGCCGTCGACACGGCTCAGGCGCAGCAGGTGGGCCTGGCGGTAGTAACGGTGGAGGGCCGTGAACTCCGCCACGAAGTCGGGGTCGTCGAGCAGACCGGGCACGGCGTCGTCGGGCAGCCGGTTCAGATCGCGGTCGTGCAGCGTGAAGACGTCGCTCACGGCCGTCCCGTCTCGCCGGCCGGTGTGGGCGTTGCGGCCGAGGAGCAGCACGTCACCGAGGGAGACGAGGTCCCGGGGGACGCAGGAGTGTTCGGTGCGCAACCGCTCGGTGCCGGTGAGTTCGAGGCGCGTCGAGCCGAACTCCTGGGCACGGCGGATGTTGAGGGCCTCGGCGCGGCGGGCGAGTTCGGCGGCCTGCGCGGTGAGCCGGTCACGCAGCACGTCGTACGTACCGGTGTCGAGCGCCTCGTACGTGCGGGTGTCCAGGTCCGTCGTCCCGGTGGTCATGCGGATCGGTCCCTCTCGGATGTCACTCGGAAGTCTCAGGAGGTCTCAGGAGGTCTCGGAAGTCCGAGGAGGTCTCAGGAAGTATCAGGAAGTCTCAGGAGGTCGGGGACTTTCCGAAGTCGAGGCCGTCTTGGGCCGGTGTGACGCGGTCCGGAGCTGCTGTCCCCTGTGCGGCAGCTCCGGACCGCTGAGCGGCCCCGGGGCGGTGGCCCCGCGCCGCTCGGCCTTTCAGCTCCTGGCGTTGCCGTTCAGCGCGGCGAGCGAGGTGTCCGCGACCCCCAGCTCACCCGCCGTGTCGAGCAGTTGCCGCAGAGCCTGGGAGTCGGCGCCGCCCGTCTTCATCAGCTTCATCAGCAGTGCGGAAACGGTCAGGTCCCGTACGTCGGCCGTGGAGACCGAGCCCAGGGCACGGGTGAGGTCGTCGGTGAAGCTCGCCGTGCCGTCCAGCCAGGGTCCGGCGAGTGCCTGGGCGGTCTCGGAGTGCTGGACGAAGCCGTCGACGCCCTTGCCGAGCGAGATCGCCCCGACCAGCCGGTCGAAGAAGACCGACTCGCCGCCGACGATGTTGATGTCGGCGTTCTCCAGGCCGGTGGCGAGCACCGTGGCCTGTGCCTCGGCGACCTGCCGCTGCACGTCCAGCCCGGCCAGGCGGATGTCCTTCTCGGCCGCCAGCCGCAGCCGGTACTCCTCGTGCGTACGGGACGCCTCGTCGAGCGCGGCCATCGCGGCGGCCTTCTCGGTGAGGCCGGCCGCCTCGGCCTTCAGCTTCTCGCCGATGGCCTCGGCCTCGGCGAGCGCCTGTGCCCGCGCGCCCTCCGCCTCGGCCCGCATGCGTGCCTCGGTGGCCTCGGCCTCCGCGCGGCCGGCCTTCTCGATGACCTCGGCCTCCTTGTCACGGACCTGGACGGCGGCCAGGCCCTCGGCGGCGGCCTCCGCCTGGACGCCCTCGGCGAGGCGCAGCTTGGCCCGCGCGTCGAGGTCGGCGGTCTTCAACCGGGCCTCGGCCAGGGTGAGTTCCTCGGCGGCCCGGTGGGTGGCGGCCTGCTCGGCGGCCTCGGCGGCCTTGATGTCCTTGACCAGCTTCTCCTGCGCCTCGGCCTCCGCGGCGATGATCACGGCCTGCCGCTGCCGCTCCGCCTCCTCGACGGCCCGCAGCTTCTTGATGGATTCCTCCTGCTCGGCGACCGTACGGTCCACGGCGACCCGCTCGCGGATGACCTCGGCGATCTCCCGCTTCTCCGCCTCGACCTCCTTCTCGGCGGCGATCCGCGTCAACTGGGTCTCCCGCTCCCGGGCGATGACCTCCAGCAGCCGGTCCTTCTCGATGCGCTCGCTCTCCACGGCGATGACCCGCTCGCGGTTCTTGGCGGCGACGGCGACCTCGCGGGCCTGGTTCTCGCGCTGGATGCCCAGCTGCTCCTCGGTCTTCAGGAACGCTCCCTGCGACCGCAGCCGCTCCTCCTCCACCACCCTGGCCGTCTCGGCCTCTTCCCTCGCCCGTACGGTGTCGATCTCCCGCCGCTGCTTGATCTCGGCGTCGGCCTGGCGGCGCTCCAGCTCCAGGATGGTCTCCCGGGCGTCGACGTTCTGCCGGGTGATCTCCTTCTCCTCGGTGCGCTGGGCCTCGTTGGTGCGGACGTGCTCCACGGCCGTCAGTTCGGTGATCTTCCGGATGCCCTGCGCGTCGAGGACGTTGGCCGGGTCGAGCTGGGTCAGCGGCGTCTGCTCCAGGTAGTCGATCGCCGCGTCCTCCAGGTGGTAGCCGTTGAGGTCGACGCCGATGACCTCGATGATCCGGTACCGCAGCTCCTCACGCTTGGTGTAGAGGTCGGTGAAGTCCATCTGCTTGCCGACGGTCTTCAGCGCCTCGGAGAACTTCGCGTGGAACAGCTCCTGCAGCGTGTTCCGGTCGCTCGCCCGTGCCGTACCGACCGCCTGGGCGACCTTGACGACGTCCTCCACGGTCTTGTTGACCTTCACGAAGAACGAGATCCGGATGTCGGCCCGGATGTTGTCCCGGCAGATCAGACCTTCCTTGCCGGCCCGGGTGATCTCGATGGTCTTCACCGAGATGTCCATCACCTCGGCCTTGTGCAACACGGGCAGCACGACCTGCCCCGTGAAGGTCACGTCGACCTTCCTCGTCTTGGAGACGATCAGCGCCTTGCCCTGCTCCACCTTGCGGAACAGCCGG encodes the following:
- a CDS encoding SPFH domain-containing protein; this encodes MTAMIVGAGVCLLIALLVLLLFSRLFRKVEQGKALIVSKTRKVDVTFTGQVVLPVLHKAEVMDISVKTIEITRAGKEGLICRDNIRADIRISFFVKVNKTVEDVVKVAQAVGTARASDRNTLQELFHAKFSEALKTVGKQMDFTDLYTKREELRYRIIEVIGVDLNGYHLEDAAIDYLEQTPLTQLDPANVLDAQGIRKITELTAVEHVRTNEAQRTEEKEITRQNVDARETILELERRQADAEIKQRREIDTVRAREEAETARVVEEERLRSQGAFLKTEEQLGIQRENQAREVAVAAKNRERVIAVESERIEKDRLLEVIARERETQLTRIAAEKEVEAEKREIAEVIRERVAVDRTVAEQEESIKKLRAVEEAERQRQAVIIAAEAEAQEKLVKDIKAAEAAEQAATHRAAEELTLAEARLKTADLDARAKLRLAEGVQAEAAAEGLAAVQVRDKEAEVIEKAGRAEAEATEARMRAEAEGARAQALAEAEAIGEKLKAEAAGLTEKAAAMAALDEASRTHEEYRLRLAAEKDIRLAGLDVQRQVAEAQATVLATGLENADINIVGGESVFFDRLVGAISLGKGVDGFVQHSETAQALAGPWLDGTASFTDDLTRALGSVSTADVRDLTVSALLMKLMKTGGADSQALRQLLDTAGELGVADTSLAALNGNARS